One part of the Anaeromyxobacter sp. Fw109-5 genome encodes these proteins:
- a CDS encoding alpha/beta fold hydrolase, with product MERLPAPPLPPFLARALPFERSVVVAGGLALHVMESGPAAAPTVVLLHGNPTWSFLWREVALRLRDAPLRLVMPDLPGLGLSEKPRDPRFHTLERHARVMGALLDAAAPGRFVLAVHDWGGPIALAALADRPGRLAGLVVTNTGVGPPRPGARKTAFHRLANLPVLSTILFRLLGFPQNALHLAQADRRSIRGDVARAYRWPLRRLRDRAAPLALARMVPLSPGHPSMPFLERALGVATAFDGPAAVVWGERDPVLGRALRGVASALPAARVTRLPAGHTPQEEAPGPIADAIRDVARRAGFLR from the coding sequence GTGGAGCGGCTCCCGGCCCCGCCGCTCCCGCCGTTCCTCGCCCGCGCGCTCCCCTTCGAGCGCTCGGTGGTCGTCGCCGGCGGCCTCGCCCTCCACGTGATGGAGTCGGGGCCCGCCGCCGCGCCCACGGTCGTGCTCCTCCACGGCAACCCGACCTGGAGCTTCCTCTGGCGCGAGGTCGCCCTCCGGCTGCGCGACGCGCCGCTGCGGCTCGTGATGCCGGACCTCCCCGGCCTCGGCCTCTCCGAGAAGCCGCGCGATCCGCGCTTCCACACGCTCGAGCGCCACGCCCGCGTGATGGGCGCGCTCCTCGACGCCGCCGCGCCGGGCCGCTTCGTCCTCGCCGTGCACGACTGGGGCGGCCCCATCGCCCTCGCCGCCCTGGCCGATCGCCCGGGCCGGCTCGCCGGCCTGGTCGTCACGAACACGGGGGTCGGCCCGCCGCGCCCCGGCGCCCGCAAGACCGCCTTCCATCGCCTCGCGAACCTGCCGGTCCTCTCCACGATCCTCTTCCGGCTCCTCGGCTTCCCGCAGAACGCGCTCCACCTCGCCCAGGCGGATCGCCGCTCCATCCGCGGCGACGTCGCGCGCGCCTACCGCTGGCCGCTGCGCCGGCTCCGCGATCGGGCCGCGCCGCTGGCGCTCGCGCGGATGGTCCCGCTCTCGCCCGGGCACCCCTCGATGCCCTTCCTCGAGCGCGCGCTCGGCGTCGCGACCGCGTTCGACGGCCCGGCCGCCGTGGTGTGGGGCGAGCGCGATCCGGTGCTCGGCCGCGCCCTCCGCGGCGTCGCCTCGGCGCTCCCCGCGGCGCGCGTGACACGCCTCCCCGCCGGCCACACCCCGCAGGAGGAGGCCCCGGGCCCGATCGCGGACGCCATCCGCGACGTCGCGCGCCGCGCGGGCTTCCTCCGCTGA
- a CDS encoding isoleucine--tRNA ligase: MDYKDTVNLPKTPFPMKANLPQREPEILRGWEEQAIFQRLVASNAERPGAKRFVLHDGPPYANGDIHIGHALNKILKDVVVKYRNLKGEVADYVPGWDCHGLPIELKVDKELGPKKRDMDRAQVIEACRAYARKWIERQREAFKRLGVFGRWDDPYTTMSKGYEAEIVRTLARAAEKGFLYRGKKPVYWCVTDRTALAEAEVEYEDHTSPSIYVALDLVSPLPDAKLAGRKARLVIWTTTPWTLPANLAVAAHPEFDYVAYELGGEVLVVAKDLLARFLADCAPGELAVSDAPAAHTPDAHAAATGGGGVAPSARLVHPERVLAHLDGKALEGLRYRHPFMGRESPVILGEHVTLEAGTGLVHTAPGHGAEDYQVGLAYGLEVLNPVDGAGRFTAEAGKYAGKKIFEANPEIVADLHASGHLLSDPKASLRHSYPHCWRCHNPVVFRATDQWFLSLEHAGLRRQALAEIDRVRWIPRWGRERIYGMIENRPDWCLSRQRTWGVPIPVFYCEGCSEALVSPSVMERVAEAFEREGIEAWYRHAPADFTGGERCPACGEGEFRREQDILDVWWDSGVSWAAVAEKRGLGVPVDLYLEGSDQHRGWFHSSLLTSVATRAHAPYRAVLTHGFVLDGQGKAMSKSLGNTVAPDEIIKKYGADILRLWVSASDYRDDVRISSEIVSGLAEGYTKIRNTVRYMLGALDGFDPSRDAVPLDELEPLDRWALAKLAAWDEKVKAAYEEYEFHLAYHATMQLCAVDLSALYFDIIKDRLYTWKKDGKPRRSAQTALWLVCQDVLRLLAPVLSFTASEAWGHLPGKPAESVFLAGLPTRARPADADALEARYGKLFEVRAAVQKKLEEARRAGLIGKSLEAAVTVRAEGETRALLEEAKAELPTLFIVSRVTLADGPSGVEVERAPGEKCERCWIYAADRGADPAHPTLCGKCADAIR; the protein is encoded by the coding sequence GTGGACTACAAGGACACCGTCAACCTTCCCAAGACGCCGTTCCCGATGAAGGCGAACCTTCCCCAGCGGGAGCCGGAGATCCTGCGCGGCTGGGAGGAGCAGGCGATCTTCCAGCGCCTCGTCGCGTCGAACGCGGAGCGGCCGGGCGCGAAGAGGTTCGTGCTGCACGACGGGCCGCCGTACGCGAACGGCGACATCCACATCGGCCACGCGCTGAACAAGATCCTGAAGGACGTGGTGGTGAAGTACCGCAACCTGAAGGGAGAGGTGGCGGACTACGTGCCGGGCTGGGACTGCCACGGGCTCCCCATCGAGCTCAAGGTGGACAAGGAGCTCGGGCCGAAGAAGCGGGACATGGACCGCGCCCAGGTCATCGAGGCGTGCCGGGCCTACGCGCGAAAGTGGATCGAGCGGCAGCGCGAGGCGTTCAAGCGGCTCGGCGTGTTCGGCCGCTGGGACGACCCGTACACCACCATGTCGAAGGGGTACGAGGCGGAGATCGTCCGCACCCTCGCGCGGGCCGCCGAGAAGGGCTTCCTGTACCGCGGCAAGAAGCCGGTCTACTGGTGCGTCACCGACCGCACCGCGCTCGCCGAGGCGGAGGTCGAGTACGAGGACCACACCTCGCCCTCGATCTACGTCGCGCTCGACCTCGTCTCGCCGCTGCCCGACGCGAAGCTCGCGGGCCGCAAGGCGCGCCTCGTCATCTGGACCACCACCCCCTGGACGCTGCCCGCGAACCTCGCCGTGGCGGCGCACCCGGAGTTCGACTACGTCGCCTACGAGCTGGGCGGCGAGGTGCTGGTGGTCGCGAAGGACCTCCTCGCCCGCTTCCTCGCCGACTGCGCGCCGGGCGAGCTCGCCGTGAGCGACGCGCCGGCGGCGCACACGCCGGATGCGCACGCCGCCGCCACGGGCGGGGGCGGGGTCGCGCCGAGCGCGCGCCTCGTCCACCCGGAGCGCGTCCTCGCCCACCTCGACGGAAAGGCGCTCGAGGGGCTGCGCTACCGCCACCCGTTCATGGGGCGCGAGTCGCCGGTGATCCTGGGCGAGCACGTGACGCTCGAGGCCGGCACCGGCCTCGTGCACACCGCCCCGGGCCACGGCGCCGAGGACTACCAGGTCGGCCTGGCCTACGGGCTCGAGGTGCTGAACCCGGTGGACGGCGCGGGCCGCTTCACGGCGGAGGCCGGCAAGTACGCCGGCAAGAAGATCTTCGAGGCGAACCCCGAGATCGTGGCGGACCTCCACGCCTCGGGCCACCTCCTCTCCGATCCCAAGGCGTCGCTGCGCCACAGCTACCCGCACTGCTGGCGGTGCCACAACCCGGTGGTGTTCCGCGCCACCGATCAGTGGTTCCTCTCGCTCGAGCACGCCGGGCTGCGCAGGCAGGCGCTCGCGGAGATCGACAGGGTGCGCTGGATCCCGCGCTGGGGGCGCGAGCGCATCTACGGGATGATCGAGAACCGGCCGGACTGGTGCCTCTCCCGCCAGCGCACCTGGGGCGTGCCCATCCCCGTCTTCTACTGCGAGGGCTGCTCCGAGGCGCTCGTGTCACCTTCCGTGATGGAGCGGGTGGCGGAGGCCTTCGAGCGGGAGGGCATCGAGGCCTGGTACCGCCACGCGCCGGCAGACTTCACCGGGGGCGAGCGGTGCCCCGCCTGCGGCGAGGGCGAGTTCCGGCGCGAGCAGGACATCCTCGACGTGTGGTGGGACTCCGGCGTGTCGTGGGCGGCGGTGGCGGAGAAGCGCGGCCTCGGCGTGCCGGTCGATCTCTACCTCGAGGGCTCGGACCAGCACCGCGGCTGGTTCCACTCGTCGCTCCTCACCTCCGTCGCCACCCGCGCGCACGCGCCGTACCGCGCGGTGCTCACCCACGGCTTCGTCCTCGACGGCCAGGGCAAGGCGATGTCGAAGAGCCTGGGGAACACCGTCGCCCCCGACGAGATCATCAAGAAGTACGGCGCGGACATCCTGCGCCTGTGGGTCTCCGCCTCCGACTACCGCGACGACGTGCGCATCTCGAGCGAGATCGTCTCCGGCCTGGCCGAGGGCTACACCAAGATCCGCAACACCGTGCGCTACATGCTGGGCGCGCTGGACGGGTTCGATCCGTCGCGCGACGCGGTGCCGCTCGACGAGCTCGAGCCGCTCGACCGCTGGGCGCTCGCGAAGCTCGCCGCCTGGGACGAGAAGGTGAAGGCGGCCTACGAGGAGTACGAGTTCCACCTCGCCTACCACGCCACCATGCAGCTCTGCGCGGTGGACCTCTCGGCCCTCTACTTCGACATCATCAAGGACCGGCTCTACACCTGGAAGAAGGACGGCAAGCCCCGCCGCTCGGCGCAGACCGCGCTCTGGCTCGTCTGCCAGGACGTGCTGCGGCTGCTCGCGCCGGTCCTGTCGTTCACCGCGAGCGAGGCGTGGGGACACCTGCCCGGCAAGCCCGCCGAGAGCGTGTTCCTGGCCGGGCTGCCCACCCGCGCGCGCCCCGCCGACGCGGACGCGCTCGAGGCGCGCTACGGCAAGCTCTTCGAGGTGCGGGCGGCGGTGCAGAAGAAGCTCGAGGAGGCGCGCCGCGCCGGGCTCATCGGCAAGAGCCTCGAGGCGGCGGTGACCGTGCGCGCGGAGGGCGAGACGCGCGCCCTCCTCGAGGAGGCGAAGGCCGAGCTGCCCACCCTGTTCATCGTCTCCAGGGTGACGCTCGCCGACGGCCCGTCGGGCGTGGAGGTCGAGCGCGCGCCCGGCGAGAAGTGCGAGCGGTGCTGGATCTACGCGGCCGACCGCGGCGCCGATCCGGCCCACCCCACCCTGTGCGGCAAGTGCGCGGACGCGATCCGATGA
- a CDS encoding MXAN_5187 C-terminal domain-containing protein, with translation MSLPKPPARPGAPLAKGALGAEDPLARSRRDKDELAESVKTLEEELEALKARYEQYFLGIERREPVRWREELKRNVARVKGAFTRNAALRFRIQTLNARYLSYERLWLRGAREREEGTYRRDLFKARLHARADEGRGQAADAAPAASAEAKPSATPAPRPTPAPGGVDEAKLRALFDDYVAAKRRCNEDVSRLTYEAVARSVAKQVPDLMARFQAKSVDFRVEVKDGRAVLKAIPKV, from the coding sequence GTGTCCCTCCCGAAGCCGCCCGCGCGCCCCGGCGCTCCGCTCGCGAAGGGCGCGCTCGGCGCGGAGGATCCGCTGGCGCGCTCGCGCCGCGACAAGGACGAGCTCGCCGAGTCGGTCAAGACGCTGGAGGAGGAGCTCGAGGCGCTCAAGGCGCGCTACGAGCAGTACTTCCTCGGCATCGAGCGGCGCGAGCCGGTCCGCTGGCGCGAGGAGCTGAAGCGCAACGTGGCGCGGGTGAAGGGCGCCTTCACCCGCAACGCCGCGCTGCGCTTCCGCATCCAGACGCTCAACGCGCGCTACCTCTCCTACGAGCGGCTGTGGCTGCGCGGCGCCCGCGAGCGCGAGGAGGGGACCTACCGGCGCGACCTCTTCAAGGCCAGGCTGCACGCGCGCGCGGACGAGGGGCGCGGCCAGGCGGCGGACGCCGCGCCCGCCGCGTCTGCCGAGGCGAAGCCGTCCGCGACGCCGGCGCCGCGTCCCACCCCCGCGCCCGGCGGCGTGGACGAGGCGAAGCTCCGCGCGCTCTTCGACGACTACGTGGCGGCGAAGCGGCGCTGCAACGAGGACGTCTCCCGCCTCACCTACGAGGCGGTCGCGAGGAGCGTCGCGAAGCAGGTGCCCGACCTCATGGCGCGCTTCCAGGCCAAGTCCGTCGACTTCCGGGTGGAGGTGAAGGACGGGCGCGCGGTGCTGAAGGCCATCCCGAAGGTGTAG
- a CDS encoding DsbA family protein, which produces MPPRTPPVEPIPLVLYEDPLSPWCFVAEKRIAAALADLAAAYAPLRHEPFPLRVEPRAMSRAERERLARAARKAAKEPEARGITPDLWLSTDPPLSSIPPLAALAAARLQGDAREEALRTLLRQAALFRGVNVSRTDVLYELAERAGLDVSRFACALATPWTERRVRARYEEAVDRGVDVAPALVVGEEWLIAGPRSADEYREILERYAQVRHGLPLARVLH; this is translated from the coding sequence GTGCCACCTCGAACCCCGCCCGTCGAGCCCATCCCGCTCGTCCTGTACGAGGATCCGCTCTCGCCCTGGTGCTTCGTCGCCGAGAAGCGCATCGCGGCGGCGCTCGCCGACCTCGCCGCCGCCTACGCGCCGCTCCGGCACGAGCCGTTTCCGCTGCGCGTCGAGCCGCGCGCGATGTCGCGCGCCGAGCGGGAGCGGCTCGCCCGCGCGGCGCGCAAGGCGGCGAAGGAGCCGGAGGCGCGGGGCATCACCCCCGACCTGTGGCTCTCGACGGATCCGCCGCTCTCGTCCATCCCGCCGCTCGCGGCGCTCGCCGCGGCGCGCCTGCAGGGCGACGCGCGCGAGGAGGCCCTGCGCACGCTGCTGCGCCAGGCGGCCCTCTTCCGCGGCGTCAACGTGTCGCGCACCGACGTGCTCTACGAGCTCGCCGAGCGCGCGGGCCTCGACGTGTCGCGCTTCGCGTGCGCCCTCGCGACGCCCTGGACCGAGCGGCGCGTGCGCGCCCGCTACGAGGAGGCGGTCGACCGCGGCGTCGACGTCGCCCCCGCGCTGGTCGTCGGAGAGGAGTGGCTCATCGCCGGCCCTCGCTCGGCCGACGAGTACCGCGAGATCCTCGAGCGGTACGCGCAGGTGCGCCACGGTCTCCCGCTGGCGCGCGTCCTCCACTGA
- the lgt gene encoding prolipoprotein diacylglyceryl transferase — protein MHPELLQLVVPEGLGALVALAVLVIFVVGRAAARLREARRAEEPLPVVAAFRADWPTSAALAAAALWLWRAGALDRELRLSLHSYGVLIAAAFLSGIWLAQREARRCGLEAGRIADLAFWVLVAALVGSRVYFILVNWGEYFGPGRFLLATPVGRIPRVLAVWEGGLVFYGGFIGAALAAALYMRRHRMPFLAYADVVIPSVAFGHFLGRLGCFAAGCCWGGLAGEHLPWAARFPPESLAYRTFLDRPDPAQYLAPGGATTLPLHPTQLYEAFGELALFLVLVLVVRPRKRFHGQVLASWLLAYAVLRTGVELFRGDVERGVYLGLGAGQWTSFALLAAGAAVWVSARKTRPAPAAAGAP, from the coding sequence ATGCACCCCGAACTCCTGCAGCTCGTCGTGCCCGAGGGGCTCGGCGCGCTCGTCGCCCTGGCGGTGCTCGTCATCTTCGTGGTGGGGCGCGCGGCGGCCCGGCTCCGCGAGGCGCGCCGCGCGGAGGAGCCGCTCCCGGTGGTCGCGGCCTTCCGCGCGGACTGGCCCACGAGCGCCGCGCTCGCGGCCGCGGCGCTCTGGCTCTGGCGCGCGGGCGCGCTCGACCGCGAGCTCCGCCTGTCGCTCCACAGCTACGGGGTGCTCATCGCCGCCGCGTTCCTCTCGGGCATCTGGCTCGCGCAGCGCGAGGCGCGCCGCTGCGGGCTCGAGGCGGGGCGCATCGCCGACCTCGCCTTCTGGGTCCTCGTCGCCGCGCTGGTGGGGAGCCGCGTCTACTTCATCCTCGTGAACTGGGGCGAGTACTTCGGCCCCGGCCGCTTCCTCCTGGCGACGCCCGTCGGGCGCATCCCGCGCGTGCTCGCCGTGTGGGAGGGTGGGCTCGTCTTCTACGGCGGCTTCATCGGCGCCGCCCTCGCGGCCGCGCTGTACATGCGCCGCCATCGCATGCCGTTCCTCGCCTACGCGGACGTCGTCATCCCGTCGGTCGCCTTCGGCCACTTCCTCGGGCGGCTCGGCTGCTTCGCCGCGGGCTGCTGCTGGGGCGGGCTCGCCGGCGAGCACCTCCCCTGGGCGGCGCGCTTCCCGCCCGAGTCGCTGGCGTACCGGACGTTCCTCGACCGGCCGGACCCCGCGCAGTACCTCGCCCCGGGCGGCGCGACGACGCTCCCGCTCCACCCGACCCAGCTCTACGAGGCGTTCGGCGAGCTCGCCCTGTTCCTCGTCCTCGTCCTCGTGGTGCGGCCCCGCAAGCGCTTCCACGGGCAGGTGCTCGCGAGCTGGCTCCTCGCCTACGCGGTGCTGCGCACCGGCGTGGAGCTCTTCCGCGGCGACGTGGAGCGCGGCGTGTACCTCGGCCTGGGTGCGGGGCAGTGGACGTCCTTCGCGCTGCTCGCGGCGGGCGCGGCGGTGTGGGTGAGTGCGCGCAAGACGCGCCCTGCGCCGGCCGCCGCGGGTGCGCCCTAG
- a CDS encoding (Fe-S)-binding protein: MGPFLTAAMLLVGLALFAFTMLGRIVPLLALRRDDRLSRTGERVAALLRYGFGQRRLVDPEERGPGVLHVLVFAAFLVLALRTITLFGMGFTEGFHLPLLGPESPLGRVYGFLKDLVLLGALVGVAGFLWRRLVTKPDRVTLSTEGVVILLFIGGLMVTDLLFEGSVLLARGEHGSAWEPAGALGRALLAPLAPGPARAIGVLSFWLHLAIILVFLNVLPFGKHFHIITGLPNVFFARLSPTGALRKLELEAEDASYGAATVKDLSWKEAWDVYSCTECGRCQTHCPTYVTGKPLSHKEVNRTIRHHLLDVAPALAAAARAKEPAAREAALGALPPIASVVPPETFWACTTCGWCETACPVLIENVPRLVDMRRQQVLVESSFPDEAARVFKGIETQGNPWGIGSNKRAEWCEDLDVPRASSGEPFEWLFFVGCAGAFDDRQKKVSRAIVRILREAKVSFAILGEEETCNGEAARRLGNEYLFQLQAQANVETLNGYGVKKILVQCPHCLNTLENELPQFGGRYEVVHHAELIARLVAEGRLTPAAAEGLGTITFHDPCYLARWNGVTEAPREALGAVPGLKMVEMPRNRRQGFCCGAGGGRFWLEEKLGTRVNQHRVDEAAATLGEAGGVVATGCPFCLTMMKDGVNETGREERLRVMDVAEIVALGLPGARAPREG; encoded by the coding sequence ATGGGCCCCTTCCTCACCGCCGCGATGCTCCTCGTCGGGCTCGCGCTCTTCGCCTTCACGATGCTCGGGCGGATCGTGCCGCTCCTCGCGCTGCGGCGCGACGACCGGCTGTCGCGCACCGGCGAGCGGGTGGCGGCGCTCCTGCGCTACGGCTTCGGCCAGCGGCGCCTCGTCGATCCGGAGGAGCGCGGTCCCGGCGTCCTGCACGTGCTCGTCTTCGCGGCCTTCCTGGTGCTCGCGCTGCGGACCATCACCCTCTTCGGGATGGGCTTCACCGAGGGTTTCCACCTGCCGCTCCTCGGCCCGGAGTCACCGCTCGGCCGCGTCTACGGGTTCCTGAAGGACCTCGTGCTGCTCGGCGCGCTCGTGGGGGTGGCCGGGTTCCTGTGGCGCCGCCTCGTCACGAAGCCGGACCGGGTCACGCTCTCCACCGAGGGCGTGGTGATCCTCCTCTTCATCGGCGGGCTGATGGTGACGGACCTGCTCTTCGAGGGGTCCGTCCTCCTCGCCCGCGGCGAGCACGGCTCGGCGTGGGAGCCGGCCGGCGCGCTGGGGCGCGCCCTGCTCGCGCCGCTCGCGCCCGGCCCGGCGCGGGCGATCGGCGTCCTCTCCTTCTGGCTGCACCTCGCCATCATCCTCGTCTTCCTGAACGTGCTGCCGTTCGGGAAGCACTTCCACATCATCACCGGCCTGCCGAACGTGTTCTTCGCGCGGCTGTCGCCCACCGGCGCGCTGCGCAAGCTCGAGCTCGAGGCGGAGGACGCGAGCTACGGCGCCGCCACGGTGAAGGACCTCTCGTGGAAGGAGGCCTGGGACGTCTACAGCTGCACCGAGTGCGGCCGCTGCCAGACGCACTGCCCGACCTACGTGACCGGCAAGCCGCTCTCGCACAAGGAGGTGAACCGGACGATCCGCCACCACCTGCTGGACGTCGCCCCCGCGCTCGCCGCCGCGGCCCGCGCGAAGGAGCCCGCCGCCCGGGAGGCGGCGCTCGGGGCGCTCCCCCCCATCGCCTCGGTCGTGCCGCCGGAGACGTTCTGGGCGTGCACCACCTGCGGCTGGTGCGAGACCGCCTGCCCCGTGCTCATCGAGAACGTCCCGCGCCTCGTGGACATGCGGCGCCAGCAGGTGCTCGTGGAGTCCTCCTTCCCGGACGAGGCGGCCCGCGTCTTCAAGGGGATCGAGACCCAGGGGAACCCGTGGGGCATCGGCTCGAACAAGCGCGCCGAGTGGTGCGAGGACCTGGACGTGCCGCGCGCGTCGTCGGGGGAGCCGTTCGAGTGGCTCTTCTTCGTGGGCTGCGCCGGGGCGTTCGACGACCGCCAGAAGAAGGTCTCGCGCGCCATCGTGCGCATCCTGCGCGAGGCGAAGGTCTCGTTCGCCATCCTGGGCGAGGAGGAGACCTGCAACGGCGAGGCGGCCCGCAGGCTGGGGAACGAGTACCTCTTCCAGCTGCAGGCGCAGGCCAACGTGGAGACGCTGAACGGCTACGGGGTGAAGAAGATCCTCGTCCAGTGCCCGCACTGCCTCAACACCCTCGAGAACGAGCTGCCGCAGTTCGGCGGCCGCTACGAGGTGGTGCACCACGCCGAGCTCATCGCGCGGCTCGTCGCCGAGGGGCGGCTCACCCCCGCCGCCGCCGAGGGGCTCGGGACGATCACCTTCCACGACCCGTGCTACCTGGCCCGGTGGAACGGGGTCACCGAGGCGCCGCGGGAGGCGCTCGGCGCGGTGCCCGGCCTGAAGATGGTCGAGATGCCGCGCAACCGCCGCCAGGGCTTCTGCTGCGGCGCGGGCGGGGGGCGCTTCTGGCTCGAGGAGAAGCTCGGGACGCGCGTGAACCAGCACCGCGTGGACGAGGCCGCCGCGACGCTGGGTGAAGCAGGCGGCGTCGTCGCCACCGGCTGCCCGTTCTGCCTCACCATGATGAAGGACGGCGTCAACGAGACCGGCCGCGAGGAGCGGCTGCGGGTGATGGACGTGGCGGAGATCGTCGCGCTCGGCCTCCCCGGCGCGCGCGCGCCGCGCGAGGGGTAG
- a CDS encoding RimK family alpha-L-glutamate ligase — translation MPPPRKIGARPRARRRRVSASTEGLGVVVLSRNPKLYSTRRLVEAVGALGHLPRVLDTLRCNMVLGRDRPRMFYAGEELLATDVHVAIPRIGASITGYGLSVVNQLDMMGVPVLNNAIPIARSRDKLRALQLLSRFGLDIPRTVMCRYRDEVPQAVEMVGGLPCIIKLIQGTQGVGVMIAHTSAEVEGMLDTLWTLGQEILLQELVAESRGKDVRALVVGDHVVAAMRRTARAGEFRSNIHRGGVAEAVELDREFAEVAVKAARVMGLEVAGVDMLEARTGPKVMEVNSSPGFEGLEAATGVDIATAYVSHAIEFGHARLSGSTGGRLV, via the coding sequence ATGCCGCCCCCCCGCAAGATCGGAGCGCGCCCGCGCGCGCGGCGCCGCCGCGTGTCCGCCTCGACGGAGGGGCTCGGCGTCGTCGTGCTCTCCCGCAACCCGAAGCTCTACTCGACGCGGCGGCTCGTCGAGGCGGTGGGCGCGCTCGGCCACCTGCCGCGCGTGCTCGACACGCTCCGCTGCAACATGGTGCTCGGCCGCGACCGTCCGCGGATGTTCTACGCCGGCGAGGAGCTCCTCGCGACCGACGTCCACGTGGCCATCCCCCGCATCGGCGCGTCCATCACCGGCTACGGCCTCTCGGTGGTGAACCAGCTCGACATGATGGGCGTGCCGGTGCTGAACAACGCCATCCCCATCGCCCGCTCGCGCGACAAGCTGCGCGCGCTGCAGCTCCTCTCGCGCTTCGGCCTCGACATCCCGCGCACGGTGATGTGCCGCTACCGCGACGAGGTCCCCCAGGCGGTCGAGATGGTGGGCGGCCTGCCGTGCATCATCAAGCTCATCCAGGGGACGCAGGGCGTCGGCGTGATGATCGCCCACACCTCGGCGGAGGTGGAGGGGATGCTCGACACGCTCTGGACGCTGGGTCAGGAGATCCTCTTGCAGGAGCTCGTGGCCGAGTCGCGCGGCAAGGACGTGCGGGCGCTCGTGGTGGGCGACCACGTGGTCGCCGCCATGCGGCGCACGGCCCGCGCCGGCGAGTTCCGCTCCAACATCCACCGGGGCGGCGTGGCGGAGGCGGTCGAGCTCGACCGCGAGTTCGCCGAGGTGGCGGTGAAGGCCGCGCGGGTGATGGGGCTCGAGGTCGCCGGCGTGGACATGCTCGAGGCGCGCACCGGCCCGAAGGTCATGGAGGTCAACTCCTCCCCCGGCTTCGAGGGGCTCGAGGCGGCCACCGGCGTGGACATCGCCACGGCCTACGTGTCGCACGCCATCGAGTTCGGCCACGCCCGCCTCTCCGGCAGCACGGGCGGTCGCCTCGTGTGA
- the lspA gene encoding signal peptidase II, with translation MSARRPFSKWALLALLFVTLVAIDQWTKYLAVERLTTLFERTGAETLGERLAGFLEHQHLEPISTDPYYVWRPVWRMNYVENPGAAWGLFRGHSEAFRNGFFTLVSLGAVAFILHYYRKLRAEQRYLQVALALVLSGAVGNFLDRLARGYVIDFIEWYWWNRPDIRWPTFNIADSLIVVGVALLVLHPGSGKAAQKAGADAEGDRRASTGG, from the coding sequence ATGAGCGCGCGCCGGCCCTTCTCCAAGTGGGCGCTCCTGGCGCTCCTCTTCGTCACCCTGGTCGCGATCGACCAGTGGACGAAGTACCTGGCGGTGGAGCGGCTCACCACGCTGTTCGAGCGGACCGGCGCGGAGACGCTCGGCGAGCGGCTCGCCGGCTTCCTCGAGCACCAGCACCTCGAGCCGATCTCCACCGACCCCTACTACGTGTGGCGGCCGGTCTGGCGCATGAACTACGTGGAGAACCCGGGCGCGGCGTGGGGGCTCTTCCGCGGCCACTCCGAGGCGTTCCGCAACGGCTTCTTCACGCTCGTCTCGCTCGGCGCGGTGGCCTTCATCCTCCACTACTACCGCAAGCTCCGGGCCGAGCAGCGCTACCTGCAGGTGGCCCTCGCGCTCGTCCTCTCCGGCGCGGTGGGGAACTTCCTCGACCGGCTCGCGCGCGGCTACGTCATCGACTTCATCGAGTGGTACTGGTGGAACCGGCCGGACATCCGCTGGCCGACGTTCAACATCGCCGACTCGCTCATCGTCGTCGGCGTCGCCCTGCTCGTCCTCCACCCGGGCTCCGGCAAGGCCGCCCAGAAGGCCGGGGCGGACGCCGAGGGCGACCGGCGCGCGTCCACCGGCGGCTAG